In Halorhabdus rudnickae, the following proteins share a genomic window:
- a CDS encoding ABC transporter permease — MDRGLGSGSQRVSMDRLSSDRLVLPVGLLATLVVLVTVFYYPVGRVLLAAIDPGGTPLAPIKDILADPFYVGVAHHVFVDPVGVPAGLFSWLAAGAPLGVVEFGLFGFTAYQAALSALASVALGLPGAYVLARYDFPGRRTLTSLTIVPFVLPSILVAVGFQAMFGRTGLLNDALAVVALGPVEVLYTLPAIVVAHAFYNAPLVTRFVTGAWEGIDAREIESARAMGATPIRAFRDVVVPQLLPSLLSATLLAFVFSFMSFPIVLALGGLELQTVEVWLYAKVQSLELETAASLAVLESGLSLGIMYLYLRYEAGQIASRSGSHSRARRTLLAGWRTLTDPGRLAVLAYGCIAAIVFLGPVLSLLIESVTGPEGAFTTAYYEFLLARQASSAIGTIAPLTAIRNSLLFALGTLAIAVPMGVIVSLVATRGGRGSRLAETLLSAPIAVSGIVVGLGLLQTLVFGVEVLGYRLTVTGWIAVVAAHAVAAYPFVTRNVTPALAGIDDRVVDAARSLGATRFRALLTVTLPLIVAPLVAGAAFAFAISIGEFDSTVLLAEGGASHTMPVALERYVGNRSIGPSLGPATAMGTVLLAVTAASFVVIDRVGGRYDG; from the coding sequence ATGGATCGAGGACTGGGCTCGGGAAGTCAGCGCGTGAGCATGGACCGGCTGTCGTCGGATCGGCTCGTCTTGCCGGTCGGACTGCTGGCCACGCTGGTGGTACTGGTGACCGTCTTCTACTATCCCGTCGGTCGTGTGCTCCTGGCTGCGATCGATCCCGGCGGGACCCCACTGGCACCGATCAAGGACATCCTCGCCGATCCGTTCTACGTCGGCGTCGCCCACCACGTCTTCGTCGACCCGGTAGGCGTCCCCGCGGGCTTGTTCTCGTGGCTCGCCGCAGGCGCGCCTCTTGGCGTTGTCGAGTTCGGACTGTTCGGCTTCACGGCCTATCAGGCCGCGCTGTCGGCCCTCGCAAGCGTCGCCTTGGGCCTGCCCGGCGCGTACGTCCTCGCCCGCTACGACTTCCCGGGGCGGCGAACGCTCACGTCGCTGACGATCGTCCCGTTCGTCCTGCCGTCTATCCTCGTCGCGGTCGGCTTTCAGGCGATGTTCGGGCGGACTGGACTATTGAACGACGCTCTCGCAGTCGTCGCTCTCGGACCGGTTGAAGTACTCTATACCCTGCCGGCGATCGTGGTCGCCCACGCCTTTTACAACGCACCGCTGGTCACCCGCTTCGTGACGGGTGCCTGGGAGGGGATCGACGCTCGCGAGATCGAGTCGGCCCGGGCGATGGGCGCGACGCCGATCCGTGCGTTTCGGGATGTCGTCGTTCCCCAGTTACTCCCGTCGTTGCTCTCGGCAACGCTGCTTGCGTTCGTGTTCTCGTTCATGTCGTTCCCGATCGTGCTGGCACTGGGCGGCCTCGAGTTGCAGACCGTCGAGGTGTGGCTCTACGCGAAGGTCCAATCGCTGGAACTCGAGACGGCCGCCAGCCTCGCCGTCCTCGAATCGGGACTCTCGCTGGGTATCATGTACCTCTATCTTCGGTACGAAGCCGGACAGATCGCGTCCCGCTCGGGCAGTCACTCCCGGGCGCGCCGGACGCTGCTCGCCGGGTGGCGGACGCTGACTGATCCGGGTCGACTGGCGGTGCTGGCCTACGGCTGTATCGCGGCGATCGTCTTCCTCGGGCCGGTCCTCAGCCTGCTGATCGAGAGCGTCACGGGACCCGAGGGCGCGTTCACGACGGCGTACTACGAGTTCCTGCTCGCCCGCCAGGCCTCGAGTGCTATCGGGACGATCGCGCCCCTCACGGCGATCCGCAACTCGCTGCTGTTCGCCCTGGGAACGCTCGCGATCGCCGTCCCGATGGGCGTGATCGTCTCGCTGGTCGCGACCCGCGGGGGACGGGGAAGTCGCCTCGCAGAAACGCTGCTGTCCGCGCCGATCGCCGTCAGTGGCATCGTCGTCGGCCTGGGACTGTTGCAAACGCTCGTCTTCGGGGTCGAGGTGTTGGGCTACCGGCTGACCGTGACCGGCTGGATCGCAGTCGTTGCCGCCCACGCCGTCGCGGCCTACCCGTTCGTGACGCGCAACGTGACTCCCGCTCTGGCCGGTATCGACGACCGTGTCGTCGACGCCGCGCGGTCGCTGGGAGCGACGCGATTCCGAGCATTGCTAACGGTGACGCTGCCGCTGATCGTCGCCCCACTGGTGGCCGGCGCAGCCTTTGCCTTTGCGATCAGCATCGGCGAGTTCGACTCGACCGTCCTGCTCGCCGAGGGTGGGGCGAGCCACACGATGCCGGTCGCCCTGGAACGATACGTCGGCAACCGCTCGATCGGGCCGAGTCTCGGCCCCGCCACCGCGATGGGGACCGTCCTGCTCGCGGTGACAGCCGCCAGTTTCGTGGTCATCGATCGCGTCGGGGGACGATACGATGGGTAA
- a CDS encoding thiamine ABC transporter substrate-binding protein yields MKRRTFLRAAGVGAVGATALAGCTDAEQTDAGSSPESDTETETATETDTTTQTGTTTGSTPTEQTLRIATYSSFTGEDTAGNWLKSAFESAHDGVTVEFVTPESGLNQYILRRQQGAPLDVDAYVGLNTSELVRADQELEGSLFAAPDLKRAGSIKPELQADPRGRAVPYDTGYISLVYDQDEVENPATFDALTTDPYRGDLIVQNAQQSDPGRAFLLWTVAQKGSDGYLEYWRNLLDNDVTVLSDWEPAYQAYQNEEAPMVVSYSTDQVYYHGEGVDMSRHQVGFLNDQGYANPEMMGLFADADAPELGRQFMDFVLSPDAQAEIAVRNVQFPAVEGVDPGAEFSKYAYEPDEPVTFTYDELAGNVEGWIEDWAREVSA; encoded by the coding sequence GTGAAACGACGCACGTTCCTTCGAGCGGCCGGAGTCGGTGCCGTCGGTGCGACGGCGCTGGCCGGCTGTACGGATGCAGAACAGACCGACGCGGGGTCGTCACCGGAATCCGATACCGAGACGGAGACGGCGACCGAAACGGACACCACAACCCAAACGGGGACGACCACCGGATCCACGCCCACCGAGCAGACACTCCGGATAGCGACGTACTCGTCGTTCACCGGGGAGGACACCGCCGGGAACTGGCTGAAATCGGCCTTCGAGTCGGCTCACGACGGCGTGACAGTCGAGTTCGTCACCCCGGAGAGCGGGCTCAACCAGTACATCCTCCGGCGCCAGCAGGGAGCCCCGCTTGACGTAGACGCTTACGTCGGGTTGAACACGAGCGAACTCGTCAGGGCCGATCAGGAACTCGAGGGGTCGCTGTTCGCCGCGCCCGACCTCAAGCGCGCTGGATCCATCAAACCGGAACTCCAGGCCGATCCGCGCGGCAGGGCGGTCCCTTACGATACCGGGTACATCTCGTTGGTCTACGACCAGGACGAGGTCGAAAATCCAGCGACCTTCGACGCGCTGACGACCGACCCGTACCGTGGTGACCTCATCGTCCAGAACGCCCAGCAGTCCGATCCCGGCCGGGCCTTCCTCCTGTGGACGGTCGCACAAAAAGGGTCGGACGGCTACCTCGAGTACTGGCGAAACCTGCTCGACAACGACGTAACGGTCCTTTCAGACTGGGAGCCGGCCTACCAGGCCTACCAGAACGAGGAGGCCCCGATGGTCGTCTCCTATTCGACCGATCAGGTCTACTACCACGGCGAGGGCGTCGACATGTCCCGCCACCAGGTCGGCTTCCTGAACGACCAGGGATACGCCAACCCGGAGATGATGGGGCTGTTCGCCGACGCCGACGCGCCGGAACTGGGCCGGCAGTTCATGGACTTCGTGCTCTCGCCGGATGCGCAGGCCGAGATCGCCGTCCGGAACGTCCAGTTCCCGGCCGTCGAAGGCGTCGATCCTGGTGCCGAGTTCTCGAAGTACGCCTACGAACCCGACGAACCCGTCACGTTCACGTACGACGAACTGGCAGGGAACGTCGAGGGATGGATCGAGGACTGGGCTCGGGAAGTCAGCGCGTGA
- a CDS encoding tRNA uridine(34) 5-carboxymethylaminomethyl modification radical SAM/GNAT enzyme Elp3, which produces MSVDATDATDAFERACAELIERILEGDLDRDGLEAAKREVCSEYGAPKVPKNSDLLDRAPDGRREELAAVVRRKPMRTASGVSPVAIMTSPENCPHGKCLYCPGGPDSEFESSQSYTGQEPAAARGVQNDYDPYGQVTLRLHQLRQIGHPIGKVELILMGGTMTARSHDYQEWFVKRAIQAMNEYDPDCDPHPSETESFAQDPTEYDFRYLEDVIAENETGSIRNVATTFETKPDWCGPEQVDRMLRLGGTKVEVGVQTTFESINREMHRGHGVDASIEANRRLRDAGFKVGFHMMPGQPGMSAEMVREDFRRLFERPEWRPDYLKIYPTLVVGGTVTYDMHRREEFEPLTSEEAAELVADVKPDIPEYTRLQRVQRDIPAPLIEAGVQKSNLRQLARQRMESRGESCSCIRCREVGHSDEEPEDVTLDVERYDVAGGTEHFISFEDRDRDLLVGFSRLRFPGQVVRPELEDAAVVRELHVYGSEIPIGEAGDDWQHQGYGQQLIERAEELAVDAGYGKIAVLSGIGAREYYREQLGYRQDGPYVSKRL; this is translated from the coding sequence ATGAGTGTTGACGCCACGGATGCGACCGACGCCTTCGAACGAGCCTGCGCCGAGTTGATCGAGCGCATCCTCGAGGGCGACCTCGACCGGGACGGTCTGGAGGCCGCAAAGCGCGAAGTCTGTTCGGAGTACGGTGCGCCAAAAGTTCCGAAGAATTCTGATCTGCTCGACCGTGCGCCCGACGGTCGCCGTGAAGAGCTGGCGGCCGTCGTCCGACGGAAACCGATGCGGACGGCATCGGGTGTCTCGCCGGTCGCGATCATGACTTCCCCCGAGAACTGTCCACACGGGAAGTGTCTGTACTGTCCGGGGGGTCCCGACTCGGAGTTCGAGAGTTCACAGAGTTACACTGGCCAAGAACCCGCAGCCGCCAGGGGCGTCCAGAACGACTACGACCCCTACGGGCAAGTCACCCTCCGGCTCCACCAACTCAGGCAGATCGGTCACCCGATCGGGAAAGTCGAACTCATCCTGATGGGTGGGACGATGACCGCCCGGAGCCACGACTACCAGGAGTGGTTCGTCAAGCGGGCCATCCAGGCGATGAACGAATACGATCCCGACTGTGATCCCCATCCCTCTGAAACCGAGAGCTTCGCGCAGGATCCCACAGAGTACGACTTTCGCTACCTGGAGGACGTCATCGCCGAGAACGAGACCGGATCGATCCGTAACGTCGCGACGACCTTCGAGACCAAACCCGACTGGTGTGGGCCCGAGCAGGTCGACCGCATGCTCCGGCTCGGCGGGACGAAAGTCGAGGTCGGCGTCCAGACCACCTTCGAGTCGATCAACCGCGAGATGCATCGGGGCCACGGCGTCGACGCCAGCATCGAGGCCAACCGTCGCCTGCGCGATGCGGGCTTCAAGGTCGGCTTCCACATGATGCCCGGCCAGCCCGGAATGTCCGCAGAAATGGTCCGAGAAGACTTCCGGCGACTGTTCGAGCGCCCCGAATGGCGGCCGGACTACCTGAAGATCTATCCCACGCTCGTCGTCGGCGGGACTGTCACCTACGACATGCACCGTCGGGAGGAATTCGAACCCCTGACCAGCGAGGAAGCTGCCGAACTCGTCGCCGACGTCAAACCGGATATTCCCGAATACACTCGTCTCCAGCGCGTCCAGCGTGACATTCCGGCCCCCCTGATCGAGGCCGGGGTGCAGAAGTCAAACCTGCGGCAACTCGCTCGACAGCGCATGGAATCTCGCGGCGAGTCATGTTCGTGCATCCGCTGTCGGGAAGTCGGTCACAGCGACGAGGAGCCCGAAGACGTGACCCTGGACGTCGAACGATACGACGTTGCGGGCGGCACAGAGCACTTCATCAGCTTCGAGGACCGCGACCGGGACCTGCTGGTCGGCTTCTCGCGGCTGCGCTTCCCCGGGCAGGTCGTCCGTCCCGAACTTGAGGACGCCGCCGTCGTTCGGGAGTTGCACGTCTACGGTAGCGAGATTCCCATCGGGGAAGCAGGCGACGACTGGCAACACCAGGGCTACGGCCAGCAGTTGATCGAGCGAGCCGAGGAACTGGCCGTTGACGCTGGCTACGGGAAGATCGCCGTCCTCAGCGGGATCGGTGCGCGGGAATACTACCGCGAACAACTGGGCTATCGCCAGGACGGGCCGTACGTGAGCAAGCGACTCTGA
- a CDS encoding OB-fold nucleic acid binding domain-containing protein: MGSCIICGTSVDGHICDVHEEDAVFEFRGDSPEQLTPGRYYRGSVDGFAEFGVFVDIGDEVTGLLHQSELDSRLESLDWQPGDTVYVRVTNVRDNGNVDLSWSIRQADEEFRGVLIDDPDEDHELLPEETDESTETADESTSADDEAAEASGSDETDETTTETADRQTTGSVRTGSDSGATVGSVGDTESTPETEAAGTDGPVDETRADREPEPPTVDVDDLDDWIGETVRVTGEIVVARQTSGPTVFELRDGTGTVDCAAFVEAGVRAYPSVGEDAVVEIDGEVRERRGDLQVETEELTLLEDDERGRVLEGIEAAIRSRARPEEIEPLVADEAVAAESETIADVVEEIRRAVMEDRPVIVRHSATADGYVGGAAIERAVLPLVRERHDRDDAEYHYIDRRPIEGDVYGLDDATTDVTRMLSDRERHDEKLPLLVFAAAGGTEESADGFELLDVYDVPRIVIDTVVEPAIADVVETALAPTAEATTIATADGTTRGPTATALAATVAAHVATDVRDDLVHLPAVSYWGTIPDAYAEAAADAGFDETAIDEIREAIALGAYYQSYEDKRELVTDLLFGEQDATAEDVRGLASHVSEQFRENVDVAVATAEANLERRTVDGTTIGVLDLEQFTHGYDFPPATLLLDELYRRLGEELDAIVGLGADELHVRSEHSVDVRELASSADQAVEGADLEALSTRSHRIEFLAGQRESVREAVLDALAASL, from the coding sequence ATGGGTTCGTGTATCATTTGCGGTACGTCTGTCGACGGGCACATCTGCGACGTCCACGAAGAAGACGCAGTCTTCGAGTTCCGCGGGGACTCCCCCGAACAACTCACACCGGGGCGGTACTACCGCGGTTCGGTGGACGGGTTCGCGGAGTTCGGCGTGTTCGTCGACATCGGTGACGAAGTGACTGGATTGCTCCACCAGAGTGAACTGGATAGCCGCCTCGAAAGTCTCGATTGGCAACCGGGCGATACGGTCTACGTCCGCGTCACGAACGTCCGGGACAACGGCAACGTCGACCTCAGCTGGTCGATCCGCCAGGCCGACGAGGAGTTCCGCGGCGTATTGATCGACGACCCGGACGAAGACCACGAGTTACTCCCCGAGGAGACCGACGAGAGCACCGAAACCGCGGACGAGTCGACCTCAGCCGACGACGAGGCAGCTGAAGCGTCCGGGAGTGACGAAACCGACGAGACGACGACCGAGACAGCCGATCGACAGACAACCGGGTCGGTCCGCACGGGCTCGGACTCGGGTGCGACGGTCGGCTCTGTCGGCGATACGGAGTCGACCCCAGAAACGGAAGCTGCCGGAACTGATGGCCCCGTTGACGAGACCAGGGCCGATCGGGAGCCGGAGCCGCCGACAGTCGACGTCGACGATCTCGACGACTGGATCGGCGAGACCGTCCGCGTGACGGGGGAGATCGTCGTCGCCCGTCAGACCAGCGGCCCGACGGTCTTCGAGCTCCGGGACGGCACCGGGACGGTCGACTGTGCGGCGTTCGTCGAGGCCGGCGTCCGCGCGTATCCGAGCGTCGGCGAGGATGCAGTCGTCGAGATCGACGGCGAGGTCCGGGAACGACGCGGCGACCTCCAGGTCGAGACCGAGGAGCTGACGTTGTTGGAAGACGACGAACGCGGACGCGTTCTCGAAGGGATCGAAGCGGCGATCCGGAGCCGGGCTCGCCCCGAGGAGATCGAGCCGCTGGTCGCTGACGAGGCAGTTGCAGCCGAGAGCGAGACGATCGCAGACGTCGTCGAAGAGATCCGCCGGGCCGTCATGGAGGATCGCCCGGTGATCGTCCGCCACAGCGCCACGGCCGACGGCTACGTCGGCGGCGCGGCGATCGAGCGGGCTGTCCTCCCGCTGGTTCGCGAGCGCCACGACCGCGACGACGCCGAGTATCATTACATCGACCGTCGGCCGATCGAGGGCGACGTCTACGGCCTCGACGACGCGACCACCGATGTCACGCGGATGCTCTCCGATCGTGAGCGCCACGACGAGAAGCTCCCACTTCTCGTGTTCGCCGCCGCCGGTGGGACCGAAGAATCCGCCGATGGGTTCGAACTGCTGGACGTCTATGACGTCCCGCGGATCGTGATCGACACGGTCGTCGAGCCAGCGATCGCCGACGTCGTCGAGACGGCACTCGCGCCGACCGCCGAGGCGACGACGATCGCCACTGCCGACGGGACGACACGCGGTCCGACGGCGACAGCACTGGCGGCGACAGTCGCCGCCCACGTCGCTACGGACGTCCGTGACGATCTCGTCCACCTTCCTGCGGTGAGCTACTGGGGGACGATCCCAGATGCATACGCTGAAGCGGCCGCAGACGCCGGATTCGACGAGACGGCCATCGACGAGATCCGCGAGGCGATCGCCCTCGGGGCGTACTATCAGTCCTACGAGGACAAGCGCGAACTCGTCACGGATCTGCTGTTCGGCGAACAGGATGCGACAGCCGAGGACGTCCGTGGACTGGCCAGCCACGTCAGCGAGCAGTTCCGCGAGAACGTCGACGTGGCGGTTGCGACCGCCGAGGCGAACCTCGAGCGCCGTACTGTCGACGGCACGACCATCGGCGTCCTCGATCTCGAGCAATTCACTCACGGCTATGACTTCCCGCCGGCGACACTGTTGCTCGACGAACTCTATCGCCGACTGGGCGAGGAACTGGACGCGATCGTCGGACTCGGCGCCGACGAACTCCACGTCCGGAGCGAGCACAGTGTGGACGTCCGTGAGTTGGCGTCGTCAGCCGACCAGGCGGTCGAAGGTGCAGACCTCGAAGCGCTGAGCACGCGTAGCCACCGCATCGAGTTCCTCGCCGGACAGCGCGAGAGCGTCCGCGAGGCCGTCCTCGACGCACTCGCCGCGTCGCTGTAA
- a CDS encoding YIP1 family protein — MTQWVEPAGSGRTRGPVGLARAWLSVLVAPRQFFRSAVAPGDQAPGLVFLTLVVGLEEASRYALVPGATPVLGGQPTATAAFVLLATVVLVAPVGLHLLAALQTVLLWPVTEERAGVSETVQVLAYATAPCVFAGVPVPAIRVICAIYASALLMIGISAVHEIDYPRGAITGAIPATLLYGVAFRGFEAAGMLL, encoded by the coding sequence GTGACTCAATGGGTCGAGCCCGCCGGCAGCGGACGGACACGCGGTCCGGTAGGACTCGCCCGTGCGTGGCTATCGGTCCTGGTTGCCCCTCGTCAGTTCTTCCGTTCGGCCGTGGCACCCGGAGATCAGGCACCAGGACTAGTCTTTCTGACTCTCGTTGTCGGCCTCGAAGAGGCGAGTCGGTACGCCCTCGTCCCAGGTGCAACACCCGTACTCGGCGGCCAGCCGACGGCGACAGCCGCGTTCGTTCTACTGGCGACGGTCGTGCTAGTCGCGCCCGTTGGCTTACACTTGCTCGCTGCCCTTCAGACAGTGCTCCTGTGGCCGGTCACAGAGGAGCGAGCCGGCGTGAGTGAGACCGTACAGGTGCTCGCGTACGCGACCGCGCCGTGCGTGTTCGCCGGAGTCCCCGTTCCCGCTATCAGGGTGATCTGTGCGATCTACGCGTCGGCGTTGCTGATGATCGGCATCTCGGCGGTGCATGAGATTGACTACCCCCGAGGGGCGATCACCGGGGCGATTCCAGCGACACTGCTATACGGCGTCGCGTTCCGCGGGTTCGAGGCCGCTGGCATGCTCCTGTGA
- a CDS encoding NADPH-dependent FMN reductase translates to MSETHVVAICGSLGNDSYTRKSLHIALDAAADTGASTELLDLRDWELPMYHADEDDAGDADAIRERVRAADAVLLGTPIYHGSFSAPLKNALDYCGFDEFEHTTIGLLAVAGGRFPISALEQLRTVGRSLDAWVIPHQVAIPRASSAYEDGKLVDNDLREMIEVLGSEAVQYAHIEPDPTSFESGENVGADD, encoded by the coding sequence ATGTCCGAGACCCATGTCGTTGCGATCTGTGGCAGTCTGGGAAACGACAGCTACACGCGCAAATCACTCCATATTGCACTGGACGCTGCCGCCGACACTGGTGCGAGCACCGAACTGCTGGACCTCCGGGACTGGGAGTTGCCGATGTACCATGCTGACGAAGACGACGCGGGCGACGCGGACGCGATTCGCGAACGCGTTCGCGCAGCCGATGCTGTCCTCCTCGGGACACCAATCTATCACGGCTCGTTCAGCGCACCGCTGAAAAACGCCCTGGACTACTGTGGGTTCGACGAGTTCGAGCACACGACGATCGGGCTGCTCGCGGTTGCAGGCGGGCGCTTCCCGATTAGTGCCCTCGAACAACTCCGGACGGTCGGGCGCTCGCTCGACGCCTGGGTCATCCCCCACCAGGTGGCGATCCCGCGTGCCTCGAGCGCCTACGAGGACGGAAAACTCGTCGACAACGACCTCCGTGAGATGATCGAAGTCCTCGGCAGCGAAGCCGTCCAGTACGCCCACATCGAACCGGATCCCACGTCCTTCGAGAGCGGCGAAAACGTCGGTGCCGACGACTGA
- a CDS encoding response regulator produces the protein MGNTEDLPQALVVDDEREVADAYALRLRGLCEVETAYDGQAALEAARSRDIDIVLLDRHMPGMSGDDVLAELAEMDFAGRVIMVTAIDPDFDILDMPFDDYLCKPVDREDVQTVVTQQCTILGYATLGEYFSVEAKRQIIAAELPAEQRESHEAYQRRQERSRRLEGRARRLLGEATDLLDAFDGIERASR, from the coding sequence ATGGGAAACACTGAAGACCTCCCGCAGGCGCTGGTCGTGGACGACGAGCGGGAGGTTGCGGACGCCTACGCGCTCCGCCTGCGCGGACTCTGTGAGGTCGAGACCGCATACGACGGCCAAGCGGCCCTGGAGGCGGCCCGAAGTCGCGATATCGACATCGTGCTACTCGATCGTCATATGCCCGGCATGTCCGGTGACGACGTCCTTGCGGAACTCGCGGAGATGGACTTCGCCGGGCGGGTCATCATGGTAACGGCGATCGATCCGGACTTCGACATTCTCGACATGCCGTTCGACGACTACCTCTGCAAGCCGGTCGACCGCGAGGACGTCCAGACGGTAGTGACCCAGCAGTGCACCATCCTCGGGTACGCGACCCTTGGAGAGTACTTCAGCGTCGAAGCCAAACGCCAGATTATCGCGGCCGAACTCCCGGCCGAACAGCGGGAGTCCCACGAAGCCTATCAACGCAGGCAGGAACGGTCGCGCCGGCTGGAAGGACGTGCGCGTAGACTACTCGGAGAGGCGACGGATCTCCTCGACGCCTTCGACGGTATCGAGCGCGCGAGCAGGTGA
- a CDS encoding winged helix-turn-helix domain-containing protein, with the protein MSSEPVRPRVGPDPPAATPTVAHGDDKWHHEDPTTLLEALGDEYTRAAFKAVLDRARSGREVAAVTDMSPPTAFRRLNVLVDLGLLETELRIDADGGHHHKVYRAVVGSFSVSIEEGEVDVVIEPDLPVGPRFEQPAAAPADD; encoded by the coding sequence ATGTCGAGCGAACCAGTCCGGCCCCGAGTTGGCCCCGACCCACCAGCAGCGACGCCGACAGTGGCGCATGGAGACGATAAATGGCACCACGAGGATCCGACGACGCTACTCGAAGCGCTCGGCGACGAATACACAAGGGCTGCCTTCAAGGCCGTGCTTGACCGAGCCCGGAGCGGTCGAGAGGTCGCGGCAGTGACCGATATGTCTCCGCCGACGGCATTCCGACGGCTCAACGTACTCGTCGATCTCGGCCTGCTTGAGACTGAACTCCGTATCGATGCTGACGGCGGCCACCATCACAAAGTTTACCGTGCCGTCGTCGGCTCGTTTTCCGTGAGTATCGAGGAGGGTGAGGTCGATGTCGTCATCGAGCCCGATCTCCCAGTCGGACCTCGATTCGAACAGCCGGCCGCCGCCCCGGCGGACGACTGA
- a CDS encoding PAS domain-containing protein: MVSHTTLRLGITAFAGIVAVALVAILLRHRERASARSLLGVGVVTAVGSFLHLLVADLTPPNAALAVTGWDLETTAWVMVGTTVVVIADGLWVLFAFRYAGRSRCVIQATAATVATISLGAVSITAVALGGPTTLALQLLTVAFLLVGFLVTIGVFLLVWTSIGQGAAPLQGPLVLSAGAIVLLSGSFVAQLFERPVLLPAFSSLASGLFLVAVVRYPVFEMPAAARVLGRDRVVDELADGILIADRRGQLRDLNPAAEQLFDISRASVLGQPIGSLFPTTVDPSVLTGQAEPLRVELADGTALSVTADHVTDGRNRIVGSLVRCTDVTDRQRREEQLTLLSRFVVEVIRGRMAGVADEAETYTADSVSGEPAEVADHLWKRTTNLTALVAQTRSIEQAIAENGIRSEQRLDAGSVLRELRDAIATGSGRQIEIDDPGTPIETTISPELLDALLEPVLEDACAHAEARVEIAVDRDRPTIRIADDRATLDDCRDHGRDADLPLAVTRLALEQLDGSLSVEWPPEGRRTVIVRLPTRVTPEPGRALIERGDEQ, translated from the coding sequence ATGGTCTCTCATACCACACTTCGCCTCGGGATAACCGCGTTTGCGGGCATCGTAGCCGTCGCGCTCGTGGCGATCCTTCTTCGACACCGCGAGCGAGCCAGTGCCCGGTCACTGCTGGGCGTCGGGGTGGTCACAGCGGTTGGATCTTTCCTGCACCTGTTGGTCGCCGATCTTACGCCGCCGAACGCGGCGCTTGCGGTGACCGGCTGGGACCTCGAGACGACGGCCTGGGTTATGGTCGGGACGACCGTCGTAGTGATCGCTGACGGACTGTGGGTACTGTTTGCTTTTCGTTACGCCGGTCGCTCCCGGTGCGTCATTCAGGCGACTGCCGCGACCGTGGCGACGATCTCACTCGGTGCCGTCTCGATCACAGCGGTCGCACTCGGGGGGCCGACGACGCTTGCCTTGCAGCTGTTGACGGTGGCGTTCCTCCTGGTGGGATTTCTGGTGACCATCGGTGTGTTCTTGCTCGTGTGGACGTCGATCGGTCAGGGGGCAGCCCCGCTCCAGGGGCCACTGGTGTTGTCTGCTGGCGCGATTGTATTGCTGTCCGGAAGTTTCGTCGCGCAGCTCTTCGAGCGGCCGGTACTCCTCCCGGCGTTCTCGTCGCTCGCGAGTGGACTCTTCCTCGTTGCCGTCGTCCGCTATCCGGTCTTCGAGATGCCGGCGGCCGCACGAGTTCTGGGCCGAGATCGAGTCGTCGACGAACTGGCCGATGGCATCCTGATCGCCGACCGACGCGGACAGTTGCGGGACCTCAATCCCGCTGCAGAACAGTTGTTCGACATCTCCCGGGCGTCGGTTCTGGGCCAGCCGATTGGATCGCTCTTTCCCACCACCGTCGACCCCAGTGTGCTAACGGGGCAAGCAGAACCGCTCCGGGTCGAGTTGGCTGACGGGACGGCGCTATCTGTGACCGCCGACCACGTCACCGATGGTCGGAACCGGATTGTTGGCTCGCTCGTGCGTTGTACTGACGTGACCGACCGGCAGCGGCGGGAGGAACAGCTGACGCTGCTCAGTCGATTCGTCGTTGAAGTGATCCGCGGGCGCATGGCTGGAGTGGCCGATGAGGCCGAGACATACACGGCCGACTCGGTGTCGGGTGAGCCTGCCGAAGTTGCGGATCACCTCTGGAAGCGGACGACCAACCTGACCGCCCTCGTCGCCCAGACGCGGTCGATCGAACAGGCCATCGCCGAGAACGGGATCCGCTCAGAGCAGCGACTCGATGCCGGGTCTGTCCTTCGAGAGCTCCGCGATGCTATCGCAACTGGATCAGGACGACAGATCGAGATCGACGATCCCGGCACCCCCATCGAGACGACGATCAGCCCGGAACTGCTGGACGCATTGCTCGAACCAGTGCTCGAAGACGCCTGTGCCCACGCCGAGGCACGCGTCGAAATAGCCGTCGACCGCGACAGACCGACGATCCGGATCGCCGACGATCGGGCAACTCTCGACGACTGTAGGGACCATGGACGCGACGCCGATCTTCCGCTGGCCGTCACGCGTCTGGCGCTCGAACAACTCGATGGCTCTCTCTCCGTCGAGTGGCCCCCAGAGGGACGACGCACGGTCATCGTTCGACTCCCGACGCGTGTCACGCCCGAACCGGGACGGGCACTGATTGAGAGAGGTGACGAACAGTGA